One Manduca sexta isolate Smith_Timp_Sample1 chromosome 28, JHU_Msex_v1.0, whole genome shotgun sequence DNA window includes the following coding sequences:
- the LOC115443331 gene encoding kynurenine--oxoglutarate transaminase 3 isoform X2: MNEKFGLPKRYGAGEKSVWVEYIQLAAEYKPAVNLGQGFPDYHAPEHVTKALSEIPTSDNPLLNQYTRGFGHPRLVQNLSKVYSPLVGREIDPFNEILVTSGAYEALFSAILGHVDEGDEVIVIEPFFDCYDYMIKSAGGIPKFIALQPKANGDNVTSADWVLDEKELASLFNSKTKMIILNTPHNPLGKAFTQKELELIADLCKKHNVLCLSDEVYEWMVYEPVKHIRIATFPGMWERTITIGSAGKTFSVTGWKTGWAYAHAPLMRNLQVVHQNCVYTCCTPVQEAVARSFEYELARINSPDCYFYSLARELLPKRDFLVKTLRENGFKPTLPEAGYFIIADWTNLTNKIDLSAEPDKYKDYKFTKKLAKEAGLLAIPPTAFYSEEHKYLGENFARFCFIKKDENLVLAEKLLKEWNAKKK; encoded by the exons ATGAATGAAAAATTCGGTTTGCCGAAACGCTATGGAGCTGGTGAAAAAAGTGTTTG GGTTGAATATATTCAACTGGCAGCAGAATATAAGCCGGCTGTGAACCTTGGTCAGGGTTTCCCGGACTACCATGCTCCTGAACATGTCACGAAGGCGCTTTCCGAGATCCCTACCAGTGACAACCCACTGCTCAACCAATATACCAGGGGATTT gGTCACCCCAGGCTAGTCCAGAATCTGTCGAAAGTCTACTCACCATTAGTCGGAAGAGAGATCGACCCTTTCAATGAAATACTCGTGACTAGCGGTGCTTACGAAGCTTTATTCTCTGCAATATTAG GCCACGTGGACGAAGGCGATGAGGTGATAGTGATTGAGCCGTTCTTCGACTGCTACGACTACATGATCAAATCCGCCGGCGGTATCCCCAAATTCATTGCTTTACAACCG AAAGCCAACGGCGACAACGTGACGTCAGCGGACTGGGTGCTAGACGAGAAAGAACTGGCCTCATTGTTCAACAGCAAGACGAAGATGATCATATTGAACACTCCTCACAACCCGCTCGGGAAGGCTTTCACTCAGAAAGAACTTGAATTGATCGCCGATCTGTGCAAGAAACACAATGTTCTATGTCTTTCTGATGAAGTGTATGAGTGGATGGTGTACGAGCCCGTCAAGCATATTAGGATCG CTACCTTCCCCGGCATGTGGGAGCGTACAATAACGATTGGCTCGGCGGGCAAGACGTTCTCGGTGACGGGCTGGAAGACTGGCTGGGCGTATGCGCATGCGCCGCTCATGCGCAATCTACAAGTCGTCCACCAGAACTGCGTGTACACGTGCTGTACCCCCGTGCAG GAAGCGGTGGCCCGGTCATTCGAGTATGAGTTGGCGCGCATCAATTCACCAGATTGCTACTTCTACTCGCTGGCGCGCGAGCTACTGCCCAAGAGGGACTTCTTAGTAAAGACCCTGAGGGAGAACGGGTTCAAACCCACGCTACCAGAAGCTGGATACTTCATCATTGCTGACTGGACTAACCTTA CAAACAAAATCGATCTATCAGCGGAGCCTGACAAGTACAAAGACTACAAGTTCACGAAGAAGTTGGCCAAGGAGGCGGGCCTGCTGGCCATCCCACCCACGGCGTTCTACTCAGAGGAGCACAAATACCTCGGCGAGAACTTTGCTCGGTTCTGTTTTATAAAG aaaGACGAAAACCTAGTGCTCGCTGAAAAACTTCTCAAGGAATGGAACGCGAAGAAGAAGTAA
- the LOC115443331 gene encoding kynurenine--oxoglutarate transaminase 3 isoform X1, giving the protein MLFRRGLSLYAAVKSSSSTVKWINLEPIIRSNSSVASAMNEKFGLPKRYGAGEKSVWVEYIQLAAEYKPAVNLGQGFPDYHAPEHVTKALSEIPTSDNPLLNQYTRGFGHPRLVQNLSKVYSPLVGREIDPFNEILVTSGAYEALFSAILGHVDEGDEVIVIEPFFDCYDYMIKSAGGIPKFIALQPKANGDNVTSADWVLDEKELASLFNSKTKMIILNTPHNPLGKAFTQKELELIADLCKKHNVLCLSDEVYEWMVYEPVKHIRIATFPGMWERTITIGSAGKTFSVTGWKTGWAYAHAPLMRNLQVVHQNCVYTCCTPVQEAVARSFEYELARINSPDCYFYSLARELLPKRDFLVKTLRENGFKPTLPEAGYFIIADWTNLTNKIDLSAEPDKYKDYKFTKKLAKEAGLLAIPPTAFYSEEHKYLGENFARFCFIKKDENLVLAEKLLKEWNAKKK; this is encoded by the exons ATGTTGTTTAGAAGAGGCCTGAGTTTATACGCGGCTGTTAAATCCAGCAGTAGCACCGTAAAGTGGATTAATTTGGAACCAATAATAAGGAGCAACAGCAGCGTGGCTAGTGCAATGAATGAAAAATTCGGTTTGCCGAAACGCTATGGAGCTGGTGAAAAAAGTGTTTG GGTTGAATATATTCAACTGGCAGCAGAATATAAGCCGGCTGTGAACCTTGGTCAGGGTTTCCCGGACTACCATGCTCCTGAACATGTCACGAAGGCGCTTTCCGAGATCCCTACCAGTGACAACCCACTGCTCAACCAATATACCAGGGGATTT gGTCACCCCAGGCTAGTCCAGAATCTGTCGAAAGTCTACTCACCATTAGTCGGAAGAGAGATCGACCCTTTCAATGAAATACTCGTGACTAGCGGTGCTTACGAAGCTTTATTCTCTGCAATATTAG GCCACGTGGACGAAGGCGATGAGGTGATAGTGATTGAGCCGTTCTTCGACTGCTACGACTACATGATCAAATCCGCCGGCGGTATCCCCAAATTCATTGCTTTACAACCG AAAGCCAACGGCGACAACGTGACGTCAGCGGACTGGGTGCTAGACGAGAAAGAACTGGCCTCATTGTTCAACAGCAAGACGAAGATGATCATATTGAACACTCCTCACAACCCGCTCGGGAAGGCTTTCACTCAGAAAGAACTTGAATTGATCGCCGATCTGTGCAAGAAACACAATGTTCTATGTCTTTCTGATGAAGTGTATGAGTGGATGGTGTACGAGCCCGTCAAGCATATTAGGATCG CTACCTTCCCCGGCATGTGGGAGCGTACAATAACGATTGGCTCGGCGGGCAAGACGTTCTCGGTGACGGGCTGGAAGACTGGCTGGGCGTATGCGCATGCGCCGCTCATGCGCAATCTACAAGTCGTCCACCAGAACTGCGTGTACACGTGCTGTACCCCCGTGCAG GAAGCGGTGGCCCGGTCATTCGAGTATGAGTTGGCGCGCATCAATTCACCAGATTGCTACTTCTACTCGCTGGCGCGCGAGCTACTGCCCAAGAGGGACTTCTTAGTAAAGACCCTGAGGGAGAACGGGTTCAAACCCACGCTACCAGAAGCTGGATACTTCATCATTGCTGACTGGACTAACCTTA CAAACAAAATCGATCTATCAGCGGAGCCTGACAAGTACAAAGACTACAAGTTCACGAAGAAGTTGGCCAAGGAGGCGGGCCTGCTGGCCATCCCACCCACGGCGTTCTACTCAGAGGAGCACAAATACCTCGGCGAGAACTTTGCTCGGTTCTGTTTTATAAAG aaaGACGAAAACCTAGTGCTCGCTGAAAAACTTCTCAAGGAATGGAACGCGAAGAAGAAGTAA